CTGGTTGGACCTGTAGTTTATAGAAATCCTATAAACATTTGCCCTAAATCCTTTTTTCTCCAAACTCCTCTTGGAAAAGTCTGTGAGGTTTTTTGGATTTGCTCCCCTAAAAGAGTATAAGGACTGGTCATCATCTCCAAAAACCATTATATTTTTATCCCTGACAAGGCCAAAAGCAATCTCTTCTTGGATAGGGTTTATGTCCTGATATTCATCAACTATAACAAAATCTATAGACTTTCTGATCTCATCTCCTATGATAGGATCAGAAAGTAGGATGTAAAAATCCCTAAGAATCATCTGAAAATTCCTGAGTTTGTTTTCCCTCAAAAGCTCAACATGGGTCTTGTAAATCCTTGCTGCAAAATTTTCTTTGGGGTCTTCTGATTCTTCTAATTTTTTTATATCATAAAGATAATTTATTAACTCTTCAAAAATAGCCTTGATCTCATTTGCCTTCCTATGGCCGATAAATTTATCAAAATCTTTTATCTTTTCATATCTATTTATGTTTTTTTCTATGAGGTAGATCTCATCATTTTCATCTATTACTTTAATATCTAGGGCTCCGTCTTCTAGGATGGGATATTTTTCTAGAAAATCTATAGCCAAGGAATGAAAATTGCCAATCATCATATCCTTTAACTCTGTTTTGATTCCTTCTTTGTTAAACTCAGAGATAATCCTTGTTGCAAGCTCCCCTGCCGCTTTTTTTGTAAAAGAAGTTATCAAAATCCTGTTTGCATCATAACCCTCATCCCTAATTAGGCTTATAACTTTTTTGACTATAGTGTAGGTTTTGCCCGTCCCTGGTCCAGCAAGGACAGCCGCTGGTGTTTTTGATTTTTTTATAATTATTTCTTGATTTTCATTTATCATAATATCAACTCATAAGCTATTCTTGGCTTTTTTGCCCCTGCCTCATCTATAAAAATCTGTCCTCTTTTTTTGAAAGAAAACTTATTTATAAGGCCAAGCATTTTTTTATTATCCTCGTGGGTGTCTATCCTAATAGAATCTAGGCCCATACTTTTGGCATAAGATTTTATATATTTCAAAAAGTTGGTACCAATATTTTTGCACCTTTGATCGCTTTTTACAGCAAAAGTGTGGATTGTTATATAATTTTTACCCAAAAACTTATCATCTATAGGATCGTAGGATTTTTCCCTATCATTAGATAGAAAACAATAAGCTAAAACTTCCCCATCTTTTTCATAGACAAAAGACTTATCCTTGTCTATTTGACCAGATAAAAAATCATATCCCATAGGCTCTATCTGCCACTGGTCGACCCCATCTTTTTTTAGGGACTTTTTTGCACCTTCTATAATTATTAAAATTTTTTCAAGGTCATTTTTTCTTGCTTTTCTCATAAATACATTATACTACAAGGGCTAAAGTCCTCTTGTTCGCCAAGTATTAAAGTGATATAATGATTCTAAAGTAATAGTAGTAATACATCATGAAAGGAAGTAATATGTACGATTATTTAATTATTGGTAACGGTATTGCTGGCTTGTCAGCAGCCGAAGAAATCAGAAAAAATGACGAAAAAGGATCTATACTAATAGTATCTGATGAAAAAGAAAACACCTATTGGAGAACTAGACTATCTGAGCTAATAGCACAAGATTTTACCGATGAGGAAATCCTTGTCAAAAAAGAATC
This window of the Anaerococcus mediterraneensis genome carries:
- a CDS encoding GNAT family N-acetyltransferase produces the protein MRKARKNDLEKILIIIEGAKKSLKKDGVDQWQIEPMGYDFLSGQIDKDKSFVYEKDGEVLAYCFLSNDREKSYDPIDDKFLGKNYITIHTFAVKSDQRCKNIGTNFLKYIKSYAKSMGLDSIRIDTHEDNKKMLGLINKFSFKKRGQIFIDEAGAKKPRIAYELIL